In the Leptospira limi genome, one interval contains:
- a CDS encoding ATP-binding protein, which translates to MFLRFVLKVAIPFLILTLAGCFSYDKPNPPTAEKGVLDLRNWNFDLNGNVPLNGDWKIVWKQLVITQNDNSNFTKIPGNWTNMGVPYKEGYATLQLKILVNPNAKTFYLQNGVTRNAFRILVGEEKIYESGKLGLDSESEISSINIQTIALPSRNDNEINLNIQVSCFHYHVCGIATPYLIGTHEGITKSFFEATSRDILVMASLGTLAFFHFVLFLFWKDEKTHLYFSFVCFLASVRLLSIGETRLIYNYFPMGIYEIMVRLNGFSFTLLYLSFVRYVKEVYPDKKYSFIYSSNYFCAILLLFGIPFPIPIYSQIQSLHLILSLLGLFSLMYPIVHGVLIKKPGAKFFLFSLVSTMLLFSLDILTEFAKKGTAYLAQYGFLVFGLSQALFIADRMIQNFKNREKLKQEKELALAEVKFKSAFLSTMSHEIRTPMNGILGMTQMFGQTNLTEEQKEYLSLIQFSGENLLLLINDILDLTKLESGKFELRLEPIVLKKLLNDMVQLFKSKLNTESVKIDLVIDGEIPDTIITDQRRFTQILSNLLGNAVKFTENGSISIIVSSLPMEDKKSQLVLQVKDTGIGIPNEKIDELFQPFMQIHSHLSGKTNGTGLGLTITKKIVEELSGTITVQSQLGKGSVFQVEIPVECTHDTIKTNKVTTNQSILKVVEWEKHLAEQFPAKILVADDDSINLKVSKMFLKKLGYTAIVAENGNDTLLLVEKEKPDFIFLDVQMPDLDGIQVAKQIRQNQILTKQPIIIALTANVMEEEKEKCLAAGMNDFMTKPLLIQELVFMIKKWSKE; encoded by the coding sequence ATGTTCCTTCGATTCGTACTGAAAGTCGCGATACCATTTTTAATCTTAACTTTAGCAGGATGTTTTTCTTACGACAAACCAAACCCACCCACAGCGGAAAAAGGAGTATTGGATCTAAGAAATTGGAATTTTGATCTAAATGGAAATGTTCCCTTAAATGGGGATTGGAAGATTGTGTGGAAACAATTGGTAATTACGCAAAATGATAATTCCAATTTCACAAAAATTCCTGGCAATTGGACAAACATGGGAGTTCCTTACAAAGAAGGATATGCCACCCTCCAATTAAAAATTTTAGTAAATCCAAATGCGAAAACATTTTACTTACAAAACGGAGTCACAAGGAATGCATTCAGAATCTTAGTTGGAGAAGAGAAAATTTATGAATCTGGGAAGTTAGGTCTCGATAGTGAGTCAGAGATTTCGAGTATCAACATACAAACCATAGCACTTCCTTCACGAAATGATAATGAAATCAATTTAAACATCCAAGTGTCTTGTTTTCACTATCATGTTTGCGGAATTGCGACACCATATCTGATCGGAACACACGAAGGAATCACAAAATCATTTTTTGAAGCAACTAGTCGTGATATTTTAGTGATGGCTTCTCTTGGCACACTTGCCTTTTTTCACTTTGTATTATTTCTTTTCTGGAAAGACGAAAAAACCCATCTCTATTTTTCCTTTGTATGTTTTCTTGCATCAGTTAGGTTACTAAGTATTGGAGAGACTAGGCTAATTTACAATTACTTTCCCATGGGTATTTATGAAATCATGGTTAGACTCAATGGATTTTCATTTACATTATTATACCTTTCCTTTGTAAGATATGTAAAAGAAGTTTATCCTGATAAAAAATATTCATTCATCTATTCGTCGAATTATTTTTGTGCAATACTTTTGTTGTTTGGAATTCCTTTCCCAATTCCCATTTATTCACAAATACAATCGCTTCATTTAATTTTATCGTTACTTGGATTATTCTCTCTAATGTATCCAATTGTTCACGGAGTATTGATCAAAAAACCGGGTGCAAAATTTTTTCTATTTTCCCTCGTTTCAACGATGTTACTCTTTTCTTTAGATATCTTAACTGAATTTGCTAAAAAAGGAACAGCTTATCTCGCACAATATGGGTTTTTAGTATTTGGGCTATCACAAGCATTGTTCATAGCAGATCGTATGATCCAAAATTTTAAAAATCGAGAGAAACTCAAACAAGAGAAAGAGTTAGCTCTTGCAGAAGTAAAATTTAAATCCGCTTTTTTATCCACTATGAGCCACGAAATCCGAACACCAATGAATGGAATTTTGGGCATGACTCAAATGTTTGGGCAAACTAACCTAACTGAAGAACAAAAAGAATACTTAAGCTTAATCCAATTTAGTGGAGAGAATCTTTTATTATTAATCAACGATATTTTAGATTTAACAAAATTAGAGTCAGGTAAATTTGAATTAAGATTAGAACCTATCGTTTTAAAAAAATTATTAAATGATATGGTTCAATTATTCAAATCCAAATTGAACACTGAATCAGTGAAGATAGACTTAGTCATCGATGGTGAGATTCCTGATACCATCATCACAGACCAAAGGCGATTCACTCAAATCCTATCTAATCTTTTGGGAAATGCAGTTAAGTTTACCGAGAATGGATCGATCTCAATCATAGTTTCCTCTCTTCCAATGGAAGATAAAAAAAGTCAATTGGTCCTACAAGTGAAGGACACTGGAATTGGAATCCCAAATGAAAAAATAGATGAACTTTTCCAACCTTTTATGCAAATCCATTCACACTTGTCTGGAAAAACCAATGGAACGGGATTAGGTCTTACGATTACAAAAAAAATTGTAGAAGAATTATCAGGTACGATCACTGTACAATCACAATTAGGCAAAGGATCCGTCTTTCAAGTTGAAATCCCGGTCGAATGCACACATGATACTATCAAAACAAACAAAGTAACAACAAACCAAAGTATTCTAAAAGTTGTTGAATGGGAAAAACATTTAGCCGAACAATTCCCTGCAAAAATTTTGGTCGCTGACGATGATTCGATCAATCTCAAAGTATCAAAAATGTTTTTAAAAAAACTAGGCTATACAGCAATAGTTGCAGAAAATGGAAACGATACACTCTTATTAGTGGAAAAAGAAAAACCAGATTTTATATTTTTAGATGTTCAAATGCCAGATTTAGATGGAATCCAAGTTGCCAAACAAATTAGGCAAAATCAAATTTTGACAAAACAACCAATCATCATTGCATTAACTGCAAATGTGATGGAAGAAGAAAAGGAAAAATGCCTTGCAGCAGGAATGAATGATTTTATGACAAAACCTCTGTTAATACAAGAACTTGTATTTATGATCAAAAAATGGTCAAAGGAATAG
- a CDS encoding sigma-70 family RNA polymerase sigma factor, whose protein sequence is MENLQSFLEWKPYLFSIAYRITGSYADAEDILQESYLRWLSVNHTKVENPKSYLGSIVARLAFDLLKKASRKRETYIGPYLPEPIPEFTSSIDDEKINFAFLVLLETLNPFERAVFLLRESFDFDFELISKIIGKTPGYTRKILSRAKQALKERRKKFDPDPKHQEKLLMEFSLACIKQDTNALSQLLKEDVIAYSDGGGKVHAARIPIPGIIRVITFLKQTTKKATNSSSVYFGYANGSPVTIGYGKDGFPNFVQFIMIEENKISEILTIANPDKLKGFQNKDQLRKLGYIRKPNYFHMIYLWIKNKILNFVK, encoded by the coding sequence TTGGAAAATTTACAATCTTTTTTAGAATGGAAACCATATTTGTTTTCCATTGCCTATCGAATCACTGGTAGTTATGCAGACGCAGAAGACATTTTACAAGAGAGTTACCTTAGGTGGCTCTCAGTGAATCATACGAAGGTAGAAAATCCTAAATCCTACTTAGGAAGTATCGTGGCAAGGCTTGCCTTTGATTTATTAAAAAAAGCATCACGCAAAAGGGAAACCTACATTGGACCCTATTTGCCAGAACCAATTCCTGAATTCACTTCCAGTATTGATGATGAAAAAATAAATTTTGCATTTTTAGTATTACTGGAAACATTAAATCCATTTGAACGTGCAGTTTTTTTATTACGTGAATCGTTTGATTTTGATTTTGAATTAATCTCAAAAATTATTGGAAAAACCCCGGGATACACAAGGAAAATTCTAAGTAGAGCCAAACAGGCATTAAAAGAAAGAAGAAAAAAATTTGATCCAGACCCCAAACACCAAGAGAAACTTCTAATGGAATTCAGTTTGGCTTGCATCAAACAAGATACAAACGCACTTTCCCAATTACTCAAAGAGGATGTGATTGCTTATTCTGATGGTGGTGGGAAAGTCCATGCAGCAAGGATTCCGATTCCTGGAATCATTCGAGTCATAACATTCTTAAAACAAACAACAAAAAAGGCAACTAATTCATCATCGGTTTACTTTGGTTATGCGAATGGGAGTCCCGTCACCATCGGTTATGGGAAAGACGGATTTCCTAATTTTGTACAATTCATCATGATTGAAGAAAACAAAATCAGTGAAATATTAACAATTGCCAATCCGGACAAACTGAAAGGGTTTCAAAACAAGGACCAATTAAGAAAATTAGGATATATACGAAAACCAAACTATTTCCACATGATCTACCTTTGGATCAAAAATAAAATCCTGAATTTTGTTAAATAG
- a CDS encoding NAD(P)/FAD-dependent oxidoreductase — MKTKVLIVGAGYAGILCANRLQKQNKDIEVVLISNSEFFQERIRFHELASGRNDKKIEVRELIRKKIQFTIGQVSKISPNSNAVEVKTDQGTIVYNYDYLVVSIGSQNTKTKMEKENSIQSKESLDLFLKSKHPQDIVDLCILGGGLTGIEFATEWKEKHPNTNVTIVDQNHFGRSFSNVGKEYIKNKFESLGIRVIESKVINKIEKNKIQFHDQTEVNYDTLINCTGFHVNDLLTKSGFITNESNQVFVDPFLRSIKYENVYVAGDAAKLEPSHLRMGCVTALPMGAYVADTISDVLHNRNISPFRFHFFGRCVSLGRNDGLIQWTNFDDSPKEKIINGKLGALIKEGVNRFTLIVLRMEKFLPFRFYFWPKGKEQRNSNEFKETMIQQGET, encoded by the coding sequence ATGAAAACAAAGGTTTTAATTGTAGGTGCAGGTTATGCGGGCATTCTCTGCGCCAATCGTTTGCAAAAACAAAATAAGGATATAGAGGTAGTGCTCATTTCCAATTCTGAGTTCTTCCAGGAAAGGATTCGATTCCATGAATTGGCTTCAGGGAGAAACGATAAAAAAATAGAGGTACGAGAACTCATTAGAAAAAAGATTCAGTTTACCATTGGCCAAGTATCAAAGATTTCACCCAATTCCAATGCAGTGGAAGTAAAAACAGATCAAGGCACAATTGTATACAATTACGATTATTTGGTTGTCTCCATTGGAAGCCAAAATACGAAAACCAAAATGGAAAAAGAGAATTCAATCCAATCTAAAGAGTCCTTGGACTTATTTCTAAAATCAAAACACCCACAAGATATAGTTGATTTATGTATATTGGGTGGTGGTCTAACAGGAATTGAATTTGCTACCGAATGGAAAGAAAAACATCCAAACACAAATGTTACCATTGTGGATCAAAATCATTTTGGAAGATCCTTTTCCAATGTTGGCAAGGAATATATCAAAAATAAGTTTGAATCTTTAGGAATCAGAGTGATCGAATCGAAGGTAATCAATAAGATTGAGAAAAACAAAATTCAGTTCCATGACCAAACCGAAGTAAATTACGACACGCTTATAAACTGTACAGGCTTTCATGTTAATGATCTGCTTACAAAATCTGGCTTTATCACAAATGAATCCAACCAAGTCTTTGTTGATCCATTTTTACGATCCATAAAATACGAGAATGTATATGTTGCTGGAGATGCGGCTAAGCTAGAACCTTCTCATTTGCGAATGGGTTGTGTAACTGCCCTACCAATGGGAGCTTATGTTGCCGACACGATCTCAGATGTATTACACAACCGAAACATTTCTCCATTTCGATTCCATTTTTTTGGACGTTGTGTCTCGCTGGGAAGAAACGATGGCCTCATCCAATGGACAAACTTTGATGATTCTCCAAAAGAAAAAATAATCAACGGAAAATTAGGCGCATTGATCAAAGAAGGCGTAAATCGTTTTACACTGATTGTCTTACGGATGGAGAAGTTTCTACCATTTCGATTTTATTTTTGGCCCAAAGGGAAAGAACAAAGAAACTCAAATGAGTTTAAAGAAACAATGATCCAACAGGGAGAAACATAA
- a CDS encoding OmpA family protein — translation MQKWKLNLVFWTILILSLFPGAFLRGQGFDKGNLIFYGMGIGGFGNNSGTIQKGVFNYNFPGYIAVSSVPPNNITAAYLSYTYYTGLTEDRTKLSSKGGELGFEYGIFKYFGIGLSATNQVISSTNFRTVDPRAVTGSALFAGSVSNQLALLNAGDLFQFMLQKKRDFYNALTADVNLFFHINPNSAFDPYLKIGAGYGSENLYGGTVNRVFGGLGIRYHITDRFFLSAEVEHANTYIVNYKAPNSGYRNKGNYEETAGKFGFGINFSLSKKDPYPSEETPKRVIDSIPNDDQLKTASIPNESKLERFVFFASEIFDLPSSRIHLEGRARLDAIARSLENEFKEYDILIITYTSPYKEDLPGNFENYDLGFERAQAISRVLREKGVSPRRIIDSTQGSALYTVESKEKVVIELRKKVK, via the coding sequence ATGCAGAAATGGAAACTAAACCTTGTTTTTTGGACAATTTTGATTTTATCCTTATTCCCAGGTGCTTTCCTAAGGGGCCAAGGTTTTGATAAAGGAAATTTGATCTTTTATGGAATGGGAATTGGAGGGTTTGGTAACAATTCAGGTACCATTCAAAAAGGAGTTTTTAATTATAATTTCCCTGGTTATATTGCAGTCAGTTCAGTTCCACCAAACAACATTACTGCGGCCTATTTAAGTTATACGTATTACACAGGATTGACTGAAGACAGAACAAAGCTTTCTAGTAAAGGGGGTGAACTCGGATTTGAATATGGAATTTTTAAATATTTTGGGATTGGACTTTCCGCAACCAACCAAGTAATTTCTTCCACTAATTTCAGAACTGTTGATCCGAGAGCTGTCACTGGATCTGCATTGTTTGCTGGATCAGTTTCTAACCAACTAGCTTTACTAAACGCAGGTGATTTGTTTCAATTTATGTTACAAAAAAAACGAGATTTCTATAATGCGTTAACTGCAGATGTAAATTTATTTTTTCATATAAACCCAAATAGTGCGTTTGATCCTTATCTAAAGATTGGGGCAGGTTATGGATCTGAAAATTTATATGGTGGTACTGTGAATCGAGTTTTTGGAGGTCTTGGCATCCGCTATCATATCACGGATCGATTTTTTCTTAGCGCCGAAGTAGAACACGCAAATACATACATAGTCAATTATAAGGCACCAAATTCTGGTTATCGAAACAAAGGTAATTATGAAGAGACAGCTGGAAAGTTTGGATTTGGAATTAATTTTTCATTATCAAAAAAGGATCCATATCCATCAGAAGAAACTCCAAAACGAGTGATTGATTCCATCCCTAATGATGACCAATTGAAAACAGCAAGTATTCCAAATGAATCAAAACTCGAACGTTTTGTATTCTTTGCAAGTGAGATATTTGATTTACCATCCAGTCGAATCCATTTAGAAGGACGCGCAAGGTTAGATGCGATTGCAAGAAGTTTAGAGAATGAATTTAAAGAATATGATATTCTCATCATTACTTATACGTCTCCTTATAAAGAGGACTTACCAGGTAACTTTGAAAATTATGATTTGGGTTTCGAAAGAGCACAAGCTATCTCTCGTGTACTGAGAGAAAAAGGTGTGAGCCCGCGTAGGATCATCGACTCCACACAAGGATCGGCCTTGTACACTGTGGAGTCGAAGGAAAAAGTTGTTATCGAACTTCGGAAAAAAGTTAAGTAA
- a CDS encoding malate:quinone oxidoreductase gives MKEKDTIRTKSDVILIGAGIMSATLGVLLKELNPHLTITVLERLDAAARESSNAWNNAGTGHSAFCELNYTVENEDGSIQTKKALQIAESYEISKEFWAYLAGIKQIIDPEDFIHSVPHFSFVWGDENVRFLEKRFAALKQYELFNGLIYTEDTKTISEWLPLVMKGRDPNQKVAATRMDLGTDVNFGTLTRAMFRYLETFSDVHVHYFEDVKDLERSENGNWHLTSHNLQTHEKEHHEAKFVFIGAGGGSLPLLEKSDIPEASGFGGFPVSGQWLRCKNKKIIKEHFAKVYGKANVGSPPMSVPHLDTRIIEGKKELLFGPYAGFTTKFLKKGSYLDLVKSLEFDNIFPMLSAGMHNLPLTKYLISQALQSHEDRIEALREYFPEVNSEDWELVVAGQRVQVIKKDEDEGGVLEFGTEVVSAKDGSLAALLGASPGASTSVSIMLEVLSDCFPNEMKSKEWSDKLKTMIPSFGESMKDQPELCSLSRKRTEELLGLRTLVT, from the coding sequence ATGAAAGAAAAAGATACAATTCGAACTAAGTCAGATGTGATTCTCATCGGAGCGGGAATCATGAGTGCCACTTTGGGAGTTTTATTAAAAGAATTAAACCCCCACCTAACGATCACAGTTTTAGAGAGACTCGATGCTGCGGCAAGAGAAAGTTCCAACGCCTGGAACAATGCAGGAACAGGACACTCTGCTTTTTGTGAATTAAATTATACGGTTGAGAATGAAGATGGATCCATTCAGACAAAAAAAGCCCTTCAAATTGCTGAGTCGTATGAAATTTCTAAGGAATTTTGGGCCTACCTTGCGGGCATCAAACAAATCATCGATCCCGAGGATTTTATCCATTCTGTTCCTCATTTTAGTTTTGTTTGGGGAGATGAAAATGTTCGTTTTTTAGAGAAACGATTTGCCGCTTTAAAACAATATGAACTATTTAATGGACTGATCTACACAGAAGACACAAAAACAATTTCAGAGTGGCTCCCCCTAGTCATGAAGGGTCGTGATCCAAATCAAAAAGTGGCTGCAACTCGAATGGATTTAGGAACTGATGTCAATTTTGGAACCTTAACACGTGCTATGTTTCGTTATTTAGAAACGTTCTCCGATGTTCATGTCCATTATTTTGAAGATGTAAAAGATTTAGAAAGAAGTGAAAATGGTAACTGGCACCTAACTTCTCATAATTTACAAACTCATGAAAAAGAACACCATGAAGCAAAATTTGTTTTTATTGGTGCTGGTGGCGGAAGTTTACCTCTTTTAGAAAAATCTGATATACCTGAGGCATCAGGATTTGGAGGATTTCCTGTCAGTGGCCAATGGTTACGTTGTAAAAATAAAAAAATCATCAAAGAACATTTTGCAAAGGTTTATGGTAAGGCAAATGTTGGTTCCCCTCCTATGTCTGTTCCTCATTTGGATACACGTATCATTGAGGGGAAAAAAGAATTATTATTTGGACCTTATGCTGGTTTTACGACAAAATTTCTCAAAAAAGGTTCTTATTTGGATTTAGTAAAATCTTTGGAATTTGATAATATTTTCCCAATGTTATCTGCAGGGATGCACAACCTTCCTTTGACAAAGTATCTGATTAGCCAAGCATTACAATCTCACGAAGACCGAATCGAAGCATTAAGGGAATATTTCCCTGAAGTGAATTCGGAAGACTGGGAACTTGTTGTTGCTGGGCAAAGGGTTCAAGTCATCAAAAAAGATGAGGACGAAGGTGGTGTATTAGAATTTGGAACAGAAGTTGTGTCAGCAAAAGATGGATCCCTTGCGGCTTTACTCGGTGCAAGCCCAGGCGCATCAACTTCTGTATCCATCATGTTGGAAGTATTATCAGACTGTTTTCCAAATGAAATGAAATCCAAAGAATGGAGTGATAAGTTAAAAACCATGATTCCAAGTTTTGGTGAATCAATGAAAGATCAGCCAGAACTCTGCTCCTTGAGTCGAAAAAGAACAGAGGAATTATTGGGATTAAGAACCTTGGTTACTTAA
- a CDS encoding metallophosphoesterase, with product MKAFFVFLSVLTSILGFIYYYSTFRLISGLSLNGPIVTMILVGIGALVLLVPLTYAFSRMSKREKTQTFFAYVTFTNFGFFSILFTLVLLMDLLRLLDIGIVSDYSRLLFSTLLHFGFPIDGVTEVKNFSLAFSTIVVATALSSLGFYNAHVRLTTKHVKIPVKNLHPDLHQFKIVQISDVHIGPTIKEKFLRRVVGKINAQSPDVVVITGDLVDGPAVTLKHHLKPLADIQSKYGTFYVTGNHEYYSGVLSWLPEIEALGIRVLLNENETIPVGNAKLLMAGVTDLTAGSMIKSHQTNPKRAMAGGENSDYKILLAHQPNSVYEANKVGFHLQISGHTHGGQFFPGNILIYFAQKFVAGLHRYKDTQIYVSRGTGYWGPPFRLGAPSEISVLELESNL from the coding sequence TTGAAAGCTTTCTTTGTATTTTTGTCAGTATTAACATCCATACTTGGATTTATCTATTATTATTCTACCTTTCGATTAATCTCAGGACTTTCACTGAATGGTCCTATCGTCACCATGATTCTTGTCGGAATTGGAGCCCTGGTTCTCCTTGTCCCCTTAACTTATGCCTTTAGTCGTATGTCAAAACGGGAAAAAACCCAGACGTTTTTTGCCTATGTCACTTTCACCAATTTTGGATTTTTTTCGATCCTGTTCACTTTGGTTTTGTTAATGGATCTACTACGACTTCTTGATATTGGGATAGTTTCAGATTATTCCAGACTTTTGTTTTCGACCTTACTACATTTTGGGTTTCCAATTGATGGTGTGACAGAGGTAAAAAACTTTAGTTTGGCGTTTTCTACCATTGTTGTTGCCACTGCACTGAGTTCTCTTGGGTTTTACAATGCACATGTTCGACTAACCACCAAACATGTCAAAATTCCAGTTAAGAATTTACATCCTGACCTCCATCAATTTAAAATCGTACAAATTTCAGATGTTCATATAGGTCCCACAATCAAGGAAAAATTCCTACGAAGAGTGGTTGGAAAAATCAACGCACAATCTCCCGATGTTGTTGTCATCACTGGAGATTTAGTCGATGGACCAGCGGTGACACTCAAACACCACTTAAAACCTTTGGCTGATATCCAATCAAAATACGGAACCTTTTATGTAACGGGAAATCATGAATATTATTCCGGAGTTTTATCTTGGTTACCTGAGATTGAAGCTTTAGGAATTCGAGTTTTACTCAATGAGAACGAAACGATCCCAGTAGGGAATGCAAAATTATTAATGGCAGGTGTGACTGATTTAACCGCTGGATCTATGATTAAATCCCACCAAACAAATCCTAAACGAGCCATGGCTGGTGGGGAAAATTCTGATTACAAAATCCTTTTGGCTCACCAACCAAATAGTGTATATGAAGCAAACAAAGTTGGCTTTCATTTACAAATTTCAGGCCATACTCATGGTGGGCAATTTTTCCCTGGGAACATACTCATATACTTTGCACAAAAATTTGTGGCTGGACTCCATCGATACAAGGATACACAAATTTATGTAAGCCGAGGAACCGGCTATTGGGGTCCTCCATTCCGTTTGGGTGCTCCCTCTGAGATTTCTGTTTTGGAATTAGAATCTAACCTTTGA
- a CDS encoding methyl-accepting chemotaxis protein, with amino-acid sequence MTENRLIRKLSIAIEAPLYLLIFPYFINFCLFASGFDTNTLIQLALLGTFLSLVPLIVGITLRTRRLKHLLSYSHLTDAESISKLKKGLLEHPRWEGRVILIRWTISIFGFSFMAVTVLGLPWNEIFALPYACVMLVPIIYLAFYFQSEVYLSGVLRNKILADVPLDESKLRVFGVFQRNLCTVLAVAILPMLTFGYYLFLILATNFRSPYWFYQLPIVFVMMLVIMVYAAYVGSKSLKEDIGNLNHSIETLSKGELSESIPQLSATNLSHTIVKLNLFIDSLRVYFQTAKKEAVTLSDTSKTILNKGIEIDSQVVSEKDKIDSTFASVQQIQNLSKATYERVLSQKDKTNFLANELTRVTQEMTNLSIKAEELVINTNHSIGTVKISGDAIQSAYEKVELMNQMSENIKSAISIVEDISDRVNLLSLNASIEAARAGSMGRGFAVVASEVSRLADETAKNIEEIKRVVKLSQVASKESLESMKEIISTNNDVKSKFEEISQVAQLFGHTSETSSENVKSLKELVGEFQMDAEKITSEMELQTIYTETSNSNLQELWENHSQISTTFGEISEEANRLQLVSDSMEKIVSRFRF; translated from the coding sequence ATGACAGAGAATCGTTTGATTAGGAAATTATCGATTGCCATTGAAGCTCCTTTATACCTTTTAATTTTCCCTTATTTTATCAATTTTTGTTTATTCGCCTCTGGTTTTGACACTAATACACTCATCCAACTTGCCTTGCTTGGTACATTCTTATCACTTGTTCCGTTAATCGTGGGAATCACCTTACGCACACGTCGATTAAAACACTTACTGAGTTATTCCCACTTAACTGATGCAGAATCGATTTCCAAATTGAAAAAAGGATTATTGGAACACCCTCGTTGGGAGGGTAGGGTAATCCTAATCCGTTGGACAATATCTATTTTTGGGTTTTCGTTTATGGCTGTCACAGTTTTGGGTTTACCTTGGAATGAAATATTTGCTCTTCCTTACGCCTGTGTGATGTTAGTTCCCATTATTTATTTAGCATTCTATTTCCAATCAGAAGTATATTTAAGTGGAGTTTTAAGGAACAAAATCCTTGCGGATGTTCCACTTGATGAATCTAAGCTTCGTGTTTTTGGAGTTTTCCAGAGAAATTTGTGTACAGTTTTAGCAGTAGCAATATTACCGATGTTAACCTTCGGATATTATTTATTTTTAATTTTAGCAACAAACTTTCGTTCTCCTTATTGGTTTTATCAATTACCCATTGTATTTGTGATGATGTTAGTCATTATGGTGTATGCAGCTTATGTAGGTAGTAAATCTTTAAAGGAAGACATTGGTAATCTTAATCATTCGATTGAAACCTTATCAAAAGGAGAACTTTCGGAATCGATTCCGCAACTTTCAGCAACAAACTTAAGCCATACGATTGTGAAACTTAATTTGTTTATAGATTCGTTACGTGTCTATTTTCAAACGGCAAAAAAAGAAGCGGTTACTCTCTCTGATACTTCAAAAACGATTCTAAACAAAGGCATTGAGATAGATTCGCAAGTAGTATCGGAAAAAGATAAAATTGATTCAACATTTGCATCTGTGCAACAAATCCAAAACCTATCGAAAGCCACTTACGAACGTGTGTTATCTCAAAAAGACAAAACCAATTTTTTGGCAAATGAATTAACTCGGGTCACACAAGAGATGACAAATCTCTCAATAAAAGCGGAAGAATTGGTAATCAATACGAATCACTCCATCGGTACTGTAAAGATTTCGGGAGACGCTATCCAGTCTGCCTATGAAAAAGTGGAACTCATGAACCAAATGAGTGAAAATATTAAATCTGCCATCTCCATAGTCGAAGATATTTCCGATCGAGTGAATTTACTCTCTCTCAATGCATCGATTGAAGCAGCAAGAGCAGGGTCTATGGGACGTGGTTTTGCAGTCGTTGCCAGTGAGGTATCTCGACTTGCAGATGAAACAGCAAAGAACATCGAAGAGATCAAACGTGTTGTGAAATTATCGCAGGTTGCATCCAAAGAAAGTTTGGAATCCATGAAGGAGATTATCTCCACAAATAATGATGTTAAATCCAAATTTGAAGAAATCTCCCAAGTAGCACAACTTTTTGGTCACACAAGTGAAACTAGTTCCGAAAATGTGAAGTCACTGAAAGAACTGGTGGGGGAATTCCAAATGGATGCCGAAAAAATCACCAGTGAAATGGAGTTGCAAACTATCTACACGGAAACATCTAACTCCAACTTACAAGAGTTATGGGAAAATCACTCCCAAATTTCAACAACCTTTGGCGAAATTTCCGAGGAGGCAAATCGTTTGCAATTGGTTTCCGACTCCATGGAAAAAATCGTTTCTCGTTTCCGGTTTTGA